In Chaetodon trifascialis isolate fChaTrf1 chromosome 2, fChaTrf1.hap1, whole genome shotgun sequence, one DNA window encodes the following:
- the gab1 gene encoding GRB2-associated-binding protein 1 isoform X5 produces the protein MNKWVRCICDICGFNPTDDEAAKAAHQSAIGGLVVDTPPHPALGNIVGPAAVLSNVPPPYQPVSVRHLDSQSSSEEPQDYLWLVNCESKKPEPNRAHAECSKSTSSETDLNDNLPSHRTPTSSTSSAKHTSHNGFFPQHPAPASASSIYDSPPSRGASLSTDSGLYHLPRSYSQDTVLLPKSASSPSAHPDGGDGSELYVFNTPSRKPSMETQMRNLSISYDIPPTPGANCTYQVPRTLSSSTGVGGSEGGGDVVPPPRPPKPLLGSSSGPPPPPAERSPTDTYYVPRSASETDGNYCVPTSAGNKALRSNTIGTVDCSRLRKDFGSQDCYDIPRSFPSDKSCSFEFNENFNSYFKNKGMMPVGSQSTEEVDQNYVPMSANSPSHHHSGSLPEPMHEANYVPMTPSTMEFSSLGKQVPPPAHMGFRSSPKTPPRRPMPSDCQPPPVDRNLKPDRKGRPAPLEIKPLPEWEEPCTPVRSPVTRSFARDFSRFPMPTRPPSVHSTASSTDSEDCDENYVAMVSNMSTDEPNMKLGAPMTADGGSSPMVKPKGDKQVEYLDLDLDPGKSTPPRKMKSNGTGMAASDERVDYVVVDQQRTQALKSTREAWNDGRQSTETETPSKGPK, from the exons ATGAATAAGTGGGTTCGCTGCATCTGTGACATCTGTGGTTTTAACCCCACTGATGACG agGCAGCAAAAGCTGCTCACCAGTCAGCCATCGGAGGCCTGGTGGTGGACACCCCGCCACACCCAGCACTGGGTAATATTGTCGGTCCCGCAGCGGTGCTGTCCAATGTGCCCCCTCCATACCAGCCGGTCAGTGTGCGACACCTGGACTCGCAGTCCAGTTCAGAGGAGCCCCAGGATTACCTGTGGCTGGTCAACTGTGAGAGCAAAAAGCCTGAACCCAACAG AGCCCATGCTGAGTGTTCCAAGTCTACCTCCTCAGAGACGGACCTGAACGACAACCTCCCCTCTCACCGCACGCCcacatcctccacctcctcagctAAACACACTTCACACAACGGCTTCTTCCCACAGCACCCGGCCCCTGCCTCCGCCTCATCCATCTATGACTCGCCTCCATCACGCGGTGCCTCGCTCTCAACTGACAGTGGCCTTTACCACCTCCCCCGCAGCTACTCCCAGGACACTGTGCTGCTCCCTAAGTCAGCCTCCTCCCCTTCGGCCCACCCGGACGGTGGGGACGGCTCTGAGCTCTACGTCTTCAACACGCCGTCGCGGAAGCCCTCGATGGAGACGCAGATGCGCAACCTTTCCATCAGTTACGATATCCCACCTACACCTGGCGCAAACTGTACCTACCAGGTTCCCCGCACATTGTCGTCGTCGACAGGGGTGGGAGGCTCAGAGGGCGGGGGAGATGTAGTGCCCCCTCCCCGACCGCCCAAGCCTTTGCTCGGTTCCAGCTCaggaccccccccaccccccgctgAGCGCTCACCTACGGACACCTATTATGTGCCCCGCTCGGCGTCAGAGACAGACGGAAACTACTGTGTGCCTACTAGTGCCGGGAATAAAGCTTTACGCAGCAACACCATCGGCACTGTGGACTGTTCACGCCTCCGCAAAG ATTTTGGATCCCAGGACTGCTACGACATTCCTAGATCATTCCCCTCGGACAAAAGCTGCTCATTTGAGTTCAATGAAAACTTCAACAGCTACTTT aaaaacaaaggaatgATGCCGGTGGGTAGCCAGTCCACAGAAGAGGTAGACCAGAACTATGTACCCATGAGTGCCAACTCCCCGTCACACCATCACTCCGGCAGTTTGCCTGAGCCGATGCACGAAGCGAACTATGTGCCCATGACCCCGAGCACCATGGAGTTCTCGTCCCTGGGAAAGCAGGTCCCCCCGCCCGCCCACATGGGCTTCCGCTCCAGCCCCAAGACCCCTCCTCGCAGGCCAATGCCCAGCGACTGCCAGCCCCCACCTGTGGACCGAAACCTCAAACCTGATCGCAAAG GAAGACCCGCTCCGCTCGAGATCAAACCACTGCCAGAATGGGAGGAGCCCTGCACGCCCGTCCGCTCGCCTGTCACACGGTCATTCGCTCGGGA TTTCTCTAGGTTTCCAATGCCAACGAGACCCCCGTCAGTGCATAGTACGGCCTCCAGCACTGACTCCGAGGACTGTGATGAGAATTATGTAGCCATGGTCTCTAATATGTCCACAGATGAACCA AACATGAAGCTTGGTGCACCCATGACTGCGGATGGTGGGAGCAGCCCTATGGTGAAGCCGAAGGGAGACAAACAGGTGGAGTACCTGGATTTGGATCTTGACCCCGGCAAGTCTACCCCACCTAGGAAG ATGAAAAGCAATGGAACCGGCATGGCAGCATCAGATGAACGTGTTGACTATGTGGTTGTGGACCAACAACGGACACAGGCCCTCAAGAGCACCCGGGAAGCCTGGAACGATGGCCGCCAatccacagagacagaaacccCTTCTAAAGGACCCAAGTGA